The following are encoded in a window of Castanea sativa cultivar Marrone di Chiusa Pesio chromosome 5, ASM4071231v1 genomic DNA:
- the LOC142635008 gene encoding uncharacterized protein LOC142635008, protein MAPKRKSTSTQNLFCSMSSSSSDPPVPPLHVRFHDEKAYQDFSKNFSKRGVHPKRHVILLDFSDTPLPDVIHTRGWESLCKVPLRCPTVFIQKFYSNLHDIDSSVPQFVTTFGGTCIVVTPDLISEILHVPKVSHPDYPSCQRLRTVSKDELLSHFCETPSIWDVYKDTTTCDKLIFSSAITWILRHFSIPIPDSPLYTIMGAISVASVQRSEAQLRPKRPRTETTDPPASTIPSTSAPFSSVGGVTLEAIMAIDWLIQGERNATFFHLSTLIRRSKNRISRVIKEDGTWEENIERVKDIFTNVFDRLYRAEQGLCLKAPSQIPIWGNCLLESEAHNLATDPTDAEILFALKTMKAFKAPGLDGLHAGFFQRFWMVVGESVKFEVKKIFRMKKIPEHLNKTLIALIPKQLGLESINHYRPISLCNTIYKIVTKVLVNRKKHLMPTLVSPSKTVFIFGIQGTNNVIIAQELVYTLERKKGKARFMILKIDLEKTYDRLEWSFVRSMLVSLGFHSDTVDLILSCISSTSAFLLFNGSQIGDIFPSCGLRQGDPISPYIFILCMEFLNTLINMKCEEGSWKKIKASCNGLGFSHMFFADDLLLFAKTDESSIEAIVEVLDKFCQLTGLKISKAKSKILFSPNVATEKRREIVNQTGISETHNLGKYLGFPIIHNGRRRNEFQFVVERVQNKLVGWKSKCLSSARRLVLIKAAVSSIPEYNMQCNKLPTKTCEDVNKLTRDFLWGSTAEKKKLHLVGLNKVANPIDMRGLGIFEMKARNSAILAKLCWRIASSPDLPLAQMLTNKYLTPARLRGETRNQAASCVWKACKEGGIVFNKGLKWSIANGDKVCVWDDFWLPFGPLRNQIKGPLVDRENRLSVKSFLAYMESISFNLPLRIVQEIKGIPVAVDSNQEDILIWAFSKDGSFSLKSAYLIAKGFNTLNLETSPHQWCSYEGSSWFKLNLDPTCELCGGSPESILHTLRDCKVAKSVWKDLGIEEGNLEFFGSNLKVCLKTTVGSLACIHDPVARFTCKLENIPRTVAELWALKDGLTMAKQLGIENICIEMDAEFIVHLVSSSSVANLMLEPLLTDCRNLIKTFPNHTVAHVFREANACADCLARMVAELNHDFDVHILFNAPNVVVDLLAREKAGIIVIDL, encoded by the exons ATGGCACCCAAGCGCAAATCTACTTCGACTCAGAACCTtttttgttccatgtcatcatcttcttctgatCCTCCCGTTCCCCCTCTTCACGttcggttccatgatgagaaggccTATCAGGACTTCTCtaagaacttctctaaacgtgGCGTTCATCCGAAGCGCCATGTAATTCTATTGGACTTTTCCGATACTCCTCTTCCCGATGTCATTCACACTCGGGGATGGGAATCTCTTTGTAAGGTACCCTTGAGGTGTCCCACTGTGTTCATACAGAAATTTTACTCCAACCTGCACGATATCGATAGCTCTGTGCCTCAGTTTGTCACGACATTCGGAGGTACATGTATCGTAGTCACTCCGGATCTTATATCCGAGATACTACATGTCCCGAAGGTATCGCATCCTGATTACCCCAGTTGTCAGCGTTtgaggactgtgtccaaagacgaactTCTGTCTCACTTCTGTGAGACACCCTCCATATGGG atgtctataaggatacgacgacctgtgataagctcattttttcTTCGGCTATCACGTGGATTCTTCGCCATTTTTCAATCCCTATTCCTGATTCTCCTCTCTACACTATCATGGGTGCCATTAGCGTAGCTTCTGTTCAGCGGAGCGAGGCCCAGCTTCGACCGAAGCGGCCACGGACCGAGACGACAGATCCTCCAGCCTCTACCATTCCTTCCACCTCCGCTCCTTTTTCTTCGGTGGGTGGTGTGACTCTTGAGGCCATTATGGC GATTGATTGGTTAATTCAAGGCGAAAGAAACGCAACCTTCTTTCACCTTTCCACCCTCATTCGGAGAAGCAAAAATCGTATTTCTCGGGTTATAAAGGAGGATGGTACCTGGGAAGAGAACATTGAGAGGGTGAAAGATATCTTCACCAATGTGTTTGATAGGTTGTATAGAGCTGAGCAAGGTTTGTGTTTAAAAGCTCCCAGCCAAATTCCTATTTGGGGAAACTGCCTGTTGGAATCAGAAGCTCATAACTTGGCAACTGACCCTACAGATGCTGAAATTCTTTTTGCCTTAAAAACTATGAAAGCATTTAAAGCTCCAGGGCTAGATGGACTTCATGCTGGATTTTTCCAGAGGTTTTGGATGGTAGTGGGCGAGTCAGTCAaatttgaagttaaaaaaatatttagaatgaAGAAAATTCCTGAACACCTCAATAAGACTTTGATTGCACTCATTCCCAAACAACTCGGTCTTGAATCCATAAACCACTATAGGCCAATAAGTCTTTGcaacacaatatataaaattgtgaCCAAGGTCCTTGTTAATAGGAAGAAACACCTTATGCCGACCTTGGTATCCCCTTCCAAAACAGTGTTCATTTTTGGAATACAAGGCACAAATAATGTGATCATAGCACAGGAGTTGGTCTACActcttgaaagaaagaaagggaaggcAAGATTCATGATATTAAAAATTGACTTGGAGAAGACATATGATCGTCTTGAATGGAGCTTTGTGAGAAGTATGTTAGTGAGCTTGGGGTTTCATTCTGATACTGTGGATTTAATCCTCAGCTGCATTTCCTCTACTTCGGCTTTCTTACTCTTCAATGGGAGTCAGATTGGGGATATTTTTCCTTCATGTGGTTTGAGGCAAGGAGACCCCATCTCCCCATACATATTTATTCTATGTATGGAATTCTTGAACACCCTTATAAACATGAAGTGTGAGGAGGGAAGTTGGAAAAAGATTAAAGCTTCTTGCAATGGACTTggcttctctcatatgttcttTGCAGATGATCTCTTACTCTTTGCCAAAACTGATGAGAGTAGTATTGAGGCTATAGTTGAAGTGCTAGACAAATTCTGCCAACTCACAGGTCTAAAAATCAGCAAAGCAAAATCTAAAATTCTTTTTTCGCCTAATGTCGCAACGGAGAAAAGAAGGGAGATAGTGAACCAGACTGGCATTAGTGAAACTCACAACCTTGGGAAATACCTTGGGTTCCCTATCATCCATAATGGAAGGAGACGAAATGAGTTCCAATTTGTTGTGGAGAGAGTTCAAAACAAATTGGTTGGTTGGAAATCGAAGTGCCTTTCATCGGCCAGAAGATTGGTTCTCATAAAGGCAGCAGTATCCTCAATACCTGAATATAATATGCAGTGCAACAAGCTTCCGACCAAGACTTGTGAGGATGTCAACAAACTGACTAGGGACTTTCTTTGGGGATCTACGGCGGAAAAAAAGAAGCTCCACCTAGTTGGATTGAACAAGGTTGCCAATCCGATTGACATGAGGGGTCTTGGAATTTTTGAAATGAAAGCTAGAAACTCTGCCATCTTGGCTAAGCTCTGTTGGAGAATTGCCTCAAGCCCAGATTTGCCATTGGCTCAAATGCTTACAAATAAGTATCTTACTCCGGCACGCCTAAGGGGTGAAACAAGAAATCAGGCTGCCTCTTGCGTTTGGAAAGCTTGTAAGGAAGGAGGTATTGTTTTTAATAAGGGTCTAAAATGGTCCATTGCTAATGGTGATAAGGTGTGCGTATGGGATGACTTTTGGCTCCCATTTGGACCTCTTAGAAATCAAATTAAAGGGCCTTTAGTTGATAGGGAGAATAGGCTATCGGTCAAGAGCTTTTTAGCTTATATGGAGAGCATCTCTTTCAATCTTCCTCTCAGGATTGTGCAAGAAATCAAAGGCATACCTGTTGCGGTAGACTCGAACCAAGAGGACATCCTTATTTGGGCTTTCTCTAAGGATGGTTCCTTTTCCCTCAAATCTGCCTACCTCATTGCTAAAGGGTTTAACACCTTGAACCTTGAAACTAGTCCTCACCAATGG TGTTCCTACGAAGGAAGTTCTTGGTTCAAGTTAAATCTTGACCCAACTTGTGAGTTGTGTGGAGGAAGTCCCGAATCCATCCTTCACACTCTCAGAGATTGTAAGGTGGCAAAATCTGTGTGGAAAGACTTGGGAATTGAGGAAGGCAATTTGGAATTCTTTGGGTCGAATCTTAAAGTTTGTCTTAAAACTACTGTGGGAAGTCTAGCATGTATCCATGACCCC GTAGCTAGATTCACTTGCAAACTCGAAAACATTCCACGCACTGTTGCTGAACTATGGGCATTGAAGGATGGACTTACCATGGCCAAGCAGCTGGGGATTGAAAATATTTGCATTGAAATGGACGCTGAATTTATTGTACACCTTGTTTCAAGTTCCTCAGTTGCCAATCTAATGCTGGAACCTCTCTTAACTGATTGCAGGAACCTGATAAAGACCTTCCCTAATCACACGGTGGCACATGTGTTTAGAGAAGCCAATGCTTGTGCTGACTGCCTTGCTCGTATGGTTGCAGAACTCAACCATGATTTTGATGTTCATATTTTGTTTAACGCGCCGAATGTGGTGGTTGATTTACTGGCTAGAGAGAAAGCTGGAATTATTGTAATAGACTTATAG